The Hymenobacter baengnokdamensis genome includes a region encoding these proteins:
- a CDS encoding helix-turn-helix domain-containing protein: MNNKDLSVNQRIKFLIDEYSMLTQRAFAEKIGVSQSAISSLFSQRENRPGLDMLQKIAIAYPEVSLDWLLMGQGQMVRNAVQSSVPVPQTNELVQLIQEYVQVSKQLEGKKAAYRETATDLAQLRTEVQHHEAALQVQMGYLPSLNQKAQELMQAVIQQQQETLNHIRERYAAFLPLGEQAEEELLKALKYQGELEKKLAESMSAIVPLTAEKQMQAISLRHQLVQAVNSPSV; the protein is encoded by the coding sequence ATGAATAACAAGGATTTATCTGTTAATCAAAGGATTAAATTTTTAATTGATGAGTACTCTATGCTAACACAACGTGCCTTTGCAGAGAAAATAGGAGTGTCACAGAGCGCTATCAGCTCCTTATTTAGCCAAAGAGAAAATCGGCCAGGGCTTGATATGCTGCAGAAAATTGCTATTGCATACCCAGAGGTAAGTCTTGATTGGTTACTTATGGGCCAAGGCCAAATGGTACGTAATGCAGTACAGTCCTCAGTTCCTGTCCCGCAGACCAATGAGCTAGTGCAACTCATCCAAGAATATGTGCAGGTGTCAAAGCAGTTGGAGGGCAAGAAGGCTGCCTACCGAGAGACCGCTACCGACCTAGCCCAGCTACGCACTGAGGTGCAGCACCACGAGGCAGCCCTACAGGTGCAAATGGGGTACTTACCTAGCCTTAATCAGAAGGCCCAGGAGTTGATGCAGGCAGTCATTCAGCAGCAGCAGGAAACACTTAATCATATACGAGAGCGCTATGCTGCTTTCCTTCCACTGGGAGAGCAGGCTGAGGAAGAGTTGCTAAAGGCACTCAAGTATCAGGGGGAGCTGGAAAAGAAGCTGGCCGAGTCCATGAGCGCAATAGTGCCCCTAACTGCTGAAAAGCAGATGCAGGCTATTTCATTACGACATCAACTGGTGCAGGCGGTGAATAGTCCGTCTGTGTAA
- a CDS encoding helix-turn-helix domain-containing protein, whose amino-acid sequence MQTIITQGFTLEQLLEAMRPMIRHELAQAQPAAPTAGSAADELLTVQQAASLLDVCVATIHEWKRRGVLVYSKIGGRTYLKRSEVLAAGSREQRTVKPSRAKGKPPA is encoded by the coding sequence ATGCAAACCATCATCACCCAGGGCTTCACGCTGGAGCAGTTGCTTGAGGCCATGCGCCCTATGATTCGCCACGAGCTAGCCCAAGCTCAGCCGGCCGCGCCCACGGCCGGGTCGGCAGCCGACGAGCTGCTAACGGTGCAGCAGGCTGCCTCCCTGCTCGATGTGTGCGTGGCTACTATCCACGAATGGAAACGCCGGGGGGTGCTGGTATACAGCAAAATTGGTGGGCGCACCTACCTCAAGCGCTCCGAGGTGCTAGCTGCCGGCAGCCGTGAGCAGCGCACGGTGAAGCCCAGCCGTGCCAAGGGCAAGCCGCCCGCCTAA
- a CDS encoding helix-turn-helix domain-containing protein: MPLSQKELEDFIWQQPRLCEARGLRLYRALFALGRRYQHLDLGPYGEAQQVSVRFDPPSKFFFVQFVLSSTGTIGSVTYFKAKRQLSALKQLLQQAIDDAGIEARICAECVLIGQDIQQTGDLVFVLNLDAYCQVFTYSCNATTGLRFEPVSKKWCRTPTKEQALALQELATDLLTEREDALAIAAASRAHALAACSTTLPVELAELMVTPLGVLAAPGATQLAPVGQLSLFATSALPTGPADTTIGQRLGQLSQHMGGGKVSRLARAAGLPAPVLHNLAADRHAPSFETLRQLLTALPQISPAWLVLGQGPMLASPSTH, from the coding sequence ATGCCTTTGTCTCAAAAAGAATTAGAGGATTTTATCTGGCAGCAACCCCGCTTGTGTGAAGCACGGGGCCTGCGCTTGTACCGAGCTCTCTTCGCTTTAGGCCGCCGCTACCAACATCTCGACTTAGGCCCCTACGGCGAGGCCCAACAGGTGAGCGTGCGCTTTGACCCGCCTAGCAAGTTCTTCTTCGTGCAGTTCGTGCTTTCCTCTACTGGCACTATCGGCTCAGTTACCTACTTCAAAGCCAAGCGCCAGCTATCGGCCCTGAAGCAACTGCTACAGCAGGCTATCGACGACGCCGGTATAGAGGCTCGCATCTGCGCTGAATGTGTGCTCATTGGGCAGGATATACAGCAAACTGGCGACCTAGTATTTGTGCTGAATCTCGACGCATACTGTCAAGTATTTACTTACAGCTGTAATGCCACCACCGGCCTTCGGTTTGAGCCGGTCAGCAAGAAGTGGTGTCGGACACCGACGAAAGAGCAGGCGCTAGCCCTGCAGGAGTTGGCCACTGACTTACTGACTGAGCGAGAAGACGCCTTGGCCATTGCCGCAGCTAGCCGCGCCCACGCGCTGGCTGCATGCTCGACTACGCTCCCGGTTGAGCTAGCCGAACTCATGGTGACGCCCCTTGGGGTGCTGGCAGCCCCTGGCGCAACGCAGCTGGCCCCGGTGGGCCAACTCTCGCTGTTTGCGACGTCGGCGCTGCCCACCGGCCCGGCGGACACCACGATAGGGCAGCGCTTGGGGCAGTTGTCCCAGCACATGGGCGGGGGCAAGGTGAGTCGCCTGGCCAGGGCCGCGGGCCTGCCCGCCCCGGTACTGCACAACCTGGCCGCAGACCGCCACGCGCCCAGCTTTGAGACACTCAGACAACTTCTCACGGCCCTGCCCCAAATAAGTCCCGCCTGGCTCGTGCTGGGCCAAGGGCCGATGTTGGCCAGCCCCAGCACGCACTAA